One window from the genome of Bufo bufo chromosome 4, aBufBuf1.1, whole genome shotgun sequence encodes:
- the LOC120999659 gene encoding oocyte zinc finger protein XlCOF6-like isoform X3 gives MTGFLPYNNVRTGGDEHSVLSRIGSGKNGMSVYHKNLHLSSYDKAEDSNTTQANSISPNVPSVLHSGDISNDTAGQTKPSSNQSLTGKTRTKHKCGKIFSHGTPFKKKSNLSLHERNSRDKKSFSCSECGKSFTRKCILFGHLRTHTGEKPYSCSECGKCFMLKCSRKKHQRTHTRAKPFSCSECQKCFSQKSGLVAHLRIHTGEKPFSCPECGKCFSQKSNLVKHLKIHLGEKPFSCSECKKCFTQKSVLLRHQKTHTGEKPFSCSECGKCFTRQSHFIRHLRTHSGEKPFSCIECGKCFTRKSSLVNHQTIHIGEKPFLCPECGKSFRVKSDLVKHLRIHLRQKTFSCSECGKCFSLKSQLVGHQRTHTGEKPYSCSECQKCFSHQSALVKHLRIHTGEKPFLCPECGKCFSLKSHLVGHQRTHTGEKPYSCSECQKCFSHQSALVKHFRIHTGEKPFSCPECGKCFSLKSHLVGHQRTHTGEKPFSCSEYQNCFSHKSDLVKHLRIRTVEKLFSCPECGKCFSFKSHLVGHQRTHTGEKPFSCSECGKCLAHQSSFIQHQRTHTGEKPFPCPECGKCFGQKANLVKHLKIHLGEKPFSCPECGKCFGQKENLVKHLKIHLGEKPFSCSECGKCFSQKVSLVRHLGIHSGQKSFSCSECGICFILESSLTRHQRAHTGEKSDLSSR, from the coding sequence GTAAAAATGGGATGAGCGTATACCATAAGAATCTTCATTTATCTTCCTATGATAAAGCAGAAGATAGCAATACCACACAAGCTAATTCAATAAGCCCTAATGTACCCTCAGTCCTTCATAGCGGAGATATATCCAATGATACCGCTGGTCAGACGAAACCTTCATCTAATCAATCACTGACTGGCAAAACCAGAACTAAACACAAGTGTGGAAAAATATTTTCACATGGGACACCTTTTAAGAAGAAATCTAATCTTTCTTTACATGAGAGAAATTCCAGagataaaaagtcattttcatgctctgaatgtggaaaatcttttacCAGGAAATGTATTCTATTTGgacatctgagaactcacacaggggagaagccgtattcatgttcagaatgtgggaaatgttttatgttGAAATGCTCTCgaaagaaacatcagagaactcacacaagagcgaagccattttcatgttcagaatgtcagaaatgttttagtcagaaatctgGTCTTGTGGCACATTTAAGaattcatacaggggagaagccattttcatgtcctgaatgtggtaaatgttttagtcagaaatcaaatcttgtgaaACATCTAAAAATCCActtaggggagaagccattttcatgttcagaatgtaagaaatgttttactcagaaatctGTTCTTCTGagacatcagaaaactcacacaggggagaagccattttcatgttcagaatgtggaaaatgttttacccgTCAATCACATTTTATTCGGCATCTGAGAACTCACTCTGGTGAGAAGCCATTCTCATGTAttgaatgtggaaagtgttttactcgtaaatcaagtcttgttaaccATCAGACAATTCAcataggagagaagccgtttctgtgtcctgaatgtgggaagagTTTTCGTGTGAAATCCGATCTTGTGAAACATCTAAGAATCCACTTACGACAGAAGACattttcgtgttcagaatgtgggaaatgttttagtctcAAATCACAACTTGttggacatcagagaactcacacaggggagaagccatattcatgttcagaatgtcagaaatgttttaGTCATCAATCTGCTCTTGTGAAACATTTAAGAATTCATacgggggagaagccatttttatgtcctgaatgtggtaaatgtttcagtctcaaatcacatcttgttggacatcagagaactcacacaggggagaagccatattcatgttcagaatgtcagaaatgttttaGTCATCAATCTGCTCTTGTGAAACATTTTAGAATTCATacgggggagaagccattttcatgtcctgaatgtggtaaatgttttagtctcaaatcacatcttgttggacatcagagaactcacacaggggagaagccattttcatgttcagaatatcAGAATTGTTTTAGTCATAAATCTGATCTTGTGAAACATTTAAGAATCCGTACAGTGGAGAAgctattttcatgtcctgaatgtggtaaatgttttagtttcaaatcacatcttgttggacatcagagaactcacacaggggagaagccattttcatgttcagaatgtggaaaatgtcttGCCCATCAATCAAGTTTTATTCAGcatcaaagaactcacacaggggagaagccatttccatgtcctgaatgtggtaaatgttttggtCAGAAAGCAAATCTTGTGAAACATCTAAAAATCCActtaggggagaagccattttcatgtcctgaatgtggtaaatgttttggtCAGAAAGAAAATCTTGTGAAACATCTAAAAATCCACTTaggggagaagccgttttcatgttcagaatgtggaaaatgttttagtcagaaagTTAGTCTTGTGAGACATCTAGGAATCCATTCAGGACAGaagtcattttcatgttcagaatgtgggatatGTTTTATTCTTGAATCTAGTTTAACTCGGCATCAGAgagctcacacaggggagaagtctGACCTGTCTTcaagatag
- the LOC120999659 gene encoding zinc finger protein 883-like isoform X2 gives MTGFLPYNNVRTGGDEHSVLSRIGSGHFMQKNVTFHMCKNGMSVYHKNLHLSSYDKAEDSNTTQANSISPNVPSVLHSGDISNDTAGQTKPSSNQSLTGKTRTKHKCGKIFSHGTPFKKKSNLSLHERNSRDKKSFSCSECGKSFTRKCILFGHLRTHTGEKPYSCSECGKCFMLKCSRKKHQRTHTRAKPFSCSECQKCFSQKSGLVAHLRIHTGEKPFSCPECGKCFSQKSNLVKHLKIHLGEKPFSCSECKKCFTQKSVLLRHQKTHTGEKPFSCSECGKCFTRQSHFIRHLRTHSGEKPFSCIECGKCFTRKSSLVNHQTIHIGEKPFLCPECGKSFRVKSDLVKHLRIHLRQKTFSCSECGKCFSLKSQLVGHQRTHTGEKPYSCSECQKCFSHQSALVKHLRIHTGEKPFLCPECGKCFSLKSHLVGHQRTHTGEKPYSCSECQKCFSHQSALVKHFRIHTGEKPFSCPECGKCFSLKSHLVGHQRTHTGEKPFSCSEYQNCFSHKSDLVKHLRIRTVEKLFSCPECGKCFSFKSHLVGHQRTHTGEKPFSCSECGKCLAHQSSFIQHQRTHTGEKPFPCPECGKCFGQKANLVKHLKIHLGEKPFSCPECGKCFGQKENLVKHLKIHLGEKPFSCSECGKCFSQKVSLVRHLGIHSGQKSFSCSECGICFILESSLTRHQRAHTGEKSDLSSR, from the coding sequence GTAAAAATGGGATGAGCGTATACCATAAGAATCTTCATTTATCTTCCTATGATAAAGCAGAAGATAGCAATACCACACAAGCTAATTCAATAAGCCCTAATGTACCCTCAGTCCTTCATAGCGGAGATATATCCAATGATACCGCTGGTCAGACGAAACCTTCATCTAATCAATCACTGACTGGCAAAACCAGAACTAAACACAAGTGTGGAAAAATATTTTCACATGGGACACCTTTTAAGAAGAAATCTAATCTTTCTTTACATGAGAGAAATTCCAGagataaaaagtcattttcatgctctgaatgtggaaaatcttttacCAGGAAATGTATTCTATTTGgacatctgagaactcacacaggggagaagccgtattcatgttcagaatgtgggaaatgttttatgttGAAATGCTCTCgaaagaaacatcagagaactcacacaagagcgaagccattttcatgttcagaatgtcagaaatgttttagtcagaaatctgGTCTTGTGGCACATTTAAGaattcatacaggggagaagccattttcatgtcctgaatgtggtaaatgttttagtcagaaatcaaatcttgtgaaACATCTAAAAATCCActtaggggagaagccattttcatgttcagaatgtaagaaatgttttactcagaaatctGTTCTTCTGagacatcagaaaactcacacaggggagaagccattttcatgttcagaatgtggaaaatgttttacccgTCAATCACATTTTATTCGGCATCTGAGAACTCACTCTGGTGAGAAGCCATTCTCATGTAttgaatgtggaaagtgttttactcgtaaatcaagtcttgttaaccATCAGACAATTCAcataggagagaagccgtttctgtgtcctgaatgtgggaagagTTTTCGTGTGAAATCCGATCTTGTGAAACATCTAAGAATCCACTTACGACAGAAGACattttcgtgttcagaatgtgggaaatgttttagtctcAAATCACAACTTGttggacatcagagaactcacacaggggagaagccatattcatgttcagaatgtcagaaatgttttaGTCATCAATCTGCTCTTGTGAAACATTTAAGAATTCATacgggggagaagccatttttatgtcctgaatgtggtaaatgtttcagtctcaaatcacatcttgttggacatcagagaactcacacaggggagaagccatattcatgttcagaatgtcagaaatgttttaGTCATCAATCTGCTCTTGTGAAACATTTTAGAATTCATacgggggagaagccattttcatgtcctgaatgtggtaaatgttttagtctcaaatcacatcttgttggacatcagagaactcacacaggggagaagccattttcatgttcagaatatcAGAATTGTTTTAGTCATAAATCTGATCTTGTGAAACATTTAAGAATCCGTACAGTGGAGAAgctattttcatgtcctgaatgtggtaaatgttttagtttcaaatcacatcttgttggacatcagagaactcacacaggggagaagccattttcatgttcagaatgtggaaaatgtcttGCCCATCAATCAAGTTTTATTCAGcatcaaagaactcacacaggggagaagccatttccatgtcctgaatgtggtaaatgttttggtCAGAAAGCAAATCTTGTGAAACATCTAAAAATCCActtaggggagaagccattttcatgtcctgaatgtggtaaatgttttggtCAGAAAGAAAATCTTGTGAAACATCTAAAAATCCACTTaggggagaagccgttttcatgttcagaatgtggaaaatgttttagtcagaaagTTAGTCTTGTGAGACATCTAGGAATCCATTCAGGACAGaagtcattttcatgttcagaatgtgggatatGTTTTATTCTTGAATCTAGTTTAACTCGGCATCAGAgagctcacacaggggagaagtctGACCTGTCTTcaagatag
- the LOC120999659 gene encoding gastrula zinc finger protein XlCGF57.1-like isoform X5 encodes MSVYHKNLHLSSYDKAEDSNTTQANSISPNVPSVLHSGDISNDTAGQTKPSSNQSLTGKTRTKHKCGKIFSHGTPFKKKSNLSLHERNSRDKKSFSCSECGKSFTRKCILFGHLRTHTGEKPYSCSECGKCFMLKCSRKKHQRTHTRAKPFSCSECQKCFSQKSGLVAHLRIHTGEKPFSCPECGKCFSQKSNLVKHLKIHLGEKPFSCSECKKCFTQKSVLLRHQKTHTGEKPFSCSECGKCFTRQSHFIRHLRTHSGEKPFSCIECGKCFTRKSSLVNHQTIHIGEKPFLCPECGKSFRVKSDLVKHLRIHLRQKTFSCSECGKCFSLKSQLVGHQRTHTGEKPYSCSECQKCFSHQSALVKHLRIHTGEKPFLCPECGKCFSLKSHLVGHQRTHTGEKPYSCSECQKCFSHQSALVKHFRIHTGEKPFSCPECGKCFSLKSHLVGHQRTHTGEKPFSCSEYQNCFSHKSDLVKHLRIRTVEKLFSCPECGKCFSFKSHLVGHQRTHTGEKPFSCSECGKCLAHQSSFIQHQRTHTGEKPFPCPECGKCFGQKANLVKHLKIHLGEKPFSCPECGKCFGQKENLVKHLKIHLGEKPFSCSECGKCFSQKVSLVRHLGIHSGQKSFSCSECGICFILESSLTRHQRAHTGEKSDLSSR; translated from the coding sequence ATGAGCGTATACCATAAGAATCTTCATTTATCTTCCTATGATAAAGCAGAAGATAGCAATACCACACAAGCTAATTCAATAAGCCCTAATGTACCCTCAGTCCTTCATAGCGGAGATATATCCAATGATACCGCTGGTCAGACGAAACCTTCATCTAATCAATCACTGACTGGCAAAACCAGAACTAAACACAAGTGTGGAAAAATATTTTCACATGGGACACCTTTTAAGAAGAAATCTAATCTTTCTTTACATGAGAGAAATTCCAGagataaaaagtcattttcatgctctgaatgtggaaaatcttttacCAGGAAATGTATTCTATTTGgacatctgagaactcacacaggggagaagccgtattcatgttcagaatgtgggaaatgttttatgttGAAATGCTCTCgaaagaaacatcagagaactcacacaagagcgaagccattttcatgttcagaatgtcagaaatgttttagtcagaaatctgGTCTTGTGGCACATTTAAGaattcatacaggggagaagccattttcatgtcctgaatgtggtaaatgttttagtcagaaatcaaatcttgtgaaACATCTAAAAATCCActtaggggagaagccattttcatgttcagaatgtaagaaatgttttactcagaaatctGTTCTTCTGagacatcagaaaactcacacaggggagaagccattttcatgttcagaatgtggaaaatgttttacccgTCAATCACATTTTATTCGGCATCTGAGAACTCACTCTGGTGAGAAGCCATTCTCATGTAttgaatgtggaaagtgttttactcgtaaatcaagtcttgttaaccATCAGACAATTCAcataggagagaagccgtttctgtgtcctgaatgtgggaagagTTTTCGTGTGAAATCCGATCTTGTGAAACATCTAAGAATCCACTTACGACAGAAGACattttcgtgttcagaatgtgggaaatgttttagtctcAAATCACAACTTGttggacatcagagaactcacacaggggagaagccatattcatgttcagaatgtcagaaatgttttaGTCATCAATCTGCTCTTGTGAAACATTTAAGAATTCATacgggggagaagccatttttatgtcctgaatgtggtaaatgtttcagtctcaaatcacatcttgttggacatcagagaactcacacaggggagaagccatattcatgttcagaatgtcagaaatgttttaGTCATCAATCTGCTCTTGTGAAACATTTTAGAATTCATacgggggagaagccattttcatgtcctgaatgtggtaaatgttttagtctcaaatcacatcttgttggacatcagagaactcacacaggggagaagccattttcatgttcagaatatcAGAATTGTTTTAGTCATAAATCTGATCTTGTGAAACATTTAAGAATCCGTACAGTGGAGAAgctattttcatgtcctgaatgtggtaaatgttttagtttcaaatcacatcttgttggacatcagagaactcacacaggggagaagccattttcatgttcagaatgtggaaaatgtcttGCCCATCAATCAAGTTTTATTCAGcatcaaagaactcacacaggggagaagccatttccatgtcctgaatgtggtaaatgttttggtCAGAAAGCAAATCTTGTGAAACATCTAAAAATCCActtaggggagaagccattttcatgtcctgaatgtggtaaatgttttggtCAGAAAGAAAATCTTGTGAAACATCTAAAAATCCACTTaggggagaagccgttttcatgttcagaatgtggaaaatgttttagtcagaaagTTAGTCTTGTGAGACATCTAGGAATCCATTCAGGACAGaagtcattttcatgttcagaatgtgggatatGTTTTATTCTTGAATCTAGTTTAACTCGGCATCAGAgagctcacacaggggagaagtctGACCTGTCTTcaagatag